A region of Geobacillus sp. 46C-IIa DNA encodes the following proteins:
- the phoU gene encoding phosphate signaling complex protein PhoU, with protein MRETFADDLRSLHNKLIEMGRLTEVALQQAIEAFQTQNKNLAMAVIDGDGSIDKLEEEVNDFALWLIAKQQPVATDLRRIVAAIKIASDIERVADFAVNIAKACIRIGGRPFVMDIQPLVLMHRLATDMVSTAIAAYEREDASLAAQIADMDHRVDEQYGKMMKSLLEVEKTDKETLAQMNVLALVARYIERTADHATNIAEHLVYLVKGKHYDFND; from the coding sequence ATGCGTGAAACGTTTGCCGATGATTTGCGCTCGTTGCATAACAAGCTGATCGAAATGGGGCGATTAACAGAAGTTGCGCTCCAACAGGCGATTGAAGCATTTCAAACGCAAAACAAAAATTTGGCGATGGCCGTCATTGACGGGGACGGCTCGATCGATAAGCTCGAGGAAGAAGTCAATGATTTCGCGTTATGGCTCATTGCGAAACAGCAGCCGGTCGCGACCGATTTGCGCCGCATCGTCGCCGCGATCAAAATCGCGAGCGATATCGAGCGGGTCGCCGATTTTGCCGTCAATATCGCCAAAGCGTGCATCCGCATCGGCGGCCGGCCGTTTGTGATGGATATCCAGCCGCTCGTGTTGATGCATCGTCTGGCTACGGATATGGTCTCAACGGCGATTGCCGCCTACGAGCGGGAAGATGCGTCGCTGGCTGCACAAATTGCTGACATGGACCATCGAGTCGATGAGCAGTACGGGAAAATGATGAAATCGTTGCTTGAGGTCGAGAAAACGGACAAAGAGACGTTGGCGCAAATGAATGTGCTTGCCCTCGTCGCCCGGTATATTGAGCGGACGGCGGATCATGCGACCAATATTGCCGAGCATCTCGTTTACCTTGTCAAAGGGAAGCATTACGACTTCAATGACTGA